From Xenopus laevis strain J_2021 chromosome 7L, Xenopus_laevis_v10.1, whole genome shotgun sequence, one genomic window encodes:
- the rexo2.L gene encoding RNA exonuclease 2 L homeolog (The RefSeq protein has 1 substitution compared to this genomic sequence) yields the protein MAKDMGQRMVWVDLEMTGLDIEKDEIIEMACLITDSNLDILAEGPNLIIKQPDELLDGMSDWCKEHHGKSGLTQAVRESRITLQQAEYEFLSFIRQHTPPGVCPLAGNSVHADKKFLDKYMPRFMRHLHYRIIDVSTVKELCRRWHPVEYRLAPKKAASHRALDDIRESIKELQFYRESIFKTKTD from the exons ATGGCGAAGGACATGGGCCAACGGATGGTGTGGGTGGACTTGGAG ATGACTGGCCTAGATATCGAGAAGGACGAGATCATTGAGATGGCATGCCTCATAACTGATTCTAATCTTGATATTCTGGCAGAA GGTCCTAATTTGATTATTAAGCAGCCAGATGAACTATTGGACGGCATGTCTGACTGGTGCAAAGAGCACCATGGGAAG TCTGGTCTTACCCAAGCAGTCAGAGAGAGTCGAATAACATTACAACAAGCTGAGTATGAATTTCTTTCATTCATCAGGCAACACACACCTCCGGGAGTCTGCCCATTAGCAG GAAATTCAGTGCATGCAGATAAGAAATTTCTGGATAAATATATGCCACGGTTTATGAGACACTTACATTACCGGATCATTGATGTGAGCACTGTGAAAGAATTGTGCAG ACGCTGGCACCCTGTAGAATATGGACTTGCTCCTAAAAAGGCAGCTTCACATAG AGCCCTGGATGATATCAGAGAGAGCATCAAGGAACTGCAGTTTTATAGGGAAAGCATTTTCAAGAcaaaaactgattaa